A region from the Paraurantiacibacter namhicola genome encodes:
- a CDS encoding UPF0262 family protein: MDTNRIATITLDETSILRRSETVAREREVALRDLVEDNSFTPVRAAENGHVGPWDLKLAVREARLELAIHDAKGEEAGLIALGTTRFRRVIREYFAICDSYYKALRQASAPELETIDMARRGIHDRGTRHLMDALDGKVDTDFATARRLFTLLCVLHIKG; encoded by the coding sequence ATGGATACCAATCGCATCGCCACCATCACGCTCGACGAGACGAGCATATTGCGCCGGAGCGAAACCGTGGCCCGCGAACGCGAGGTGGCGCTGCGCGACCTGGTGGAGGACAACAGCTTCACCCCCGTGCGCGCGGCGGAAAATGGTCATGTTGGCCCGTGGGACTTGAAGCTGGCGGTGCGAGAGGCGCGGCTGGAACTGGCGATCCACGATGCCAAGGGTGAGGAAGCGGGCTTGATCGCGCTCGGCACCACGCGTTTCCGCCGCGTCATCCGCGAATATTTCGCCATTTGCGACAGTTACTACAAGGCGCTGCGGCAGGCCTCCGCGCCCGAACTCGAGACAATCGACATGGCCCGGCGCGGTATCCACGATCGCGGCACGCGCCACCTGATGGACGCGCTGGACGGCAAGGTGGACACGGACTTCGCCACCGCGCGGCGGCTCTTCACGCTGCTCTGCGTCCTCCACATCAAGGGCTGA
- a CDS encoding replicative DNA helicase — translation MADEDLLIRAATQTPTSESGGESGGRSLPANPEAEATFLGAVLIDNRLLEELPIALHPDHFFEPLHGRIYERILVLIDKQMVVTPVTLKPYFEADEALKELGGTGYLARLTADGQGLLAPRELAQQIYDLALLRELVSVGRELVEGALDTSDEVEPMRQIEQAEASLFRVAEGAAGTKDADSFRGATSKALEMIETAINSGGHISGKTTGLSSVNEKIGGLHDSDLIILAGRPGMGKTSLATNIAFNCADRYLRDKRDGIEKTVGAGVAFFSLEMSSDQLATRILAEQAGISSEALRMGKISRDDFQQLSYASQRLAELPLYIDDTPALTIGALRTRARRLKRRHEIGLIVVDYLQLLQGSGRANDNRVNEISEISRGLKTLAKELEVPVIALSQLSRAVEQRDDKKPMLSDLRESGSIEQDADMVWFVFREDYYVALREPKMPTATDDPRTIETHQAWSQEMERVHGLAELIVAKQRHGSTGRVRLRFEPKITRFSDLAEDDYQGDYE, via the coding sequence ATGGCCGATGAAGACCTCCTGATCCGTGCAGCAACCCAGACCCCGACCTCCGAATCAGGTGGCGAATCGGGCGGCCGGTCCCTGCCCGCCAACCCGGAAGCGGAAGCCACCTTCCTGGGCGCGGTGCTGATCGACAACCGGCTGCTGGAAGAGCTGCCCATAGCGCTGCATCCGGACCATTTCTTCGAGCCGCTGCATGGCCGCATTTACGAGCGGATCCTTGTCCTGATCGACAAGCAGATGGTGGTCACTCCGGTCACGCTGAAGCCCTATTTCGAAGCGGACGAGGCGCTGAAGGAGCTGGGCGGCACCGGCTATCTGGCGCGGCTGACGGCCGATGGGCAGGGCCTGCTGGCCCCGCGCGAATTGGCCCAGCAGATCTACGACCTCGCCCTGCTGCGAGAGCTTGTGAGCGTGGGCCGCGAGCTGGTTGAAGGCGCGCTCGACACCTCGGACGAAGTGGAGCCGATGCGCCAGATCGAACAGGCCGAAGCCAGCCTGTTCCGCGTGGCCGAAGGCGCAGCCGGCACGAAAGATGCCGACAGCTTCCGCGGCGCGACGAGCAAGGCGCTGGAGATGATCGAGACCGCGATCAATTCCGGCGGCCATATCAGCGGCAAGACGACCGGCCTTTCCAGCGTGAACGAGAAGATCGGCGGCCTGCACGATTCCGACCTCATCATACTCGCCGGACGCCCGGGCATGGGCAAGACCTCGCTCGCCACAAATATCGCCTTCAATTGCGCGGACCGATATTTGCGCGACAAGCGCGACGGGATCGAGAAGACCGTGGGTGCGGGCGTCGCCTTCTTCAGCCTGGAAATGTCGAGCGACCAGCTCGCCACGCGTATCCTGGCAGAGCAGGCCGGTATCAGCTCCGAAGCTCTGCGCATGGGCAAGATCAGCCGCGACGACTTCCAGCAGCTGTCCTATGCCAGCCAGCGCCTCGCCGAATTGCCGCTCTATATCGACGATACGCCTGCCCTCACCATCGGCGCGCTGCGCACCCGCGCGCGGCGACTGAAACGGCGGCACGAGATCGGGCTGATCGTGGTCGATTACCTGCAGCTGCTGCAGGGATCGGGCCGCGCCAACGACAACCGCGTGAACGAGATTTCGGAAATCTCGCGCGGCCTGAAGACGCTGGCCAAGGAATTGGAAGTGCCGGTCATCGCGCTCTCCCAGCTCAGCCGCGCGGTGGAACAGCGCGACGACAAGAAGCCCATGCTGTCCGACCTGCGCGAATCCGGCTCTATCGAGCAGGACGCCGACATGGTCTGGTTCGTCTTCCGCGAAGACTATTACGTCGCCCTGCGCGAGCCGAAGATGCCCACCGCGACGGACGATCCCAGGACCATCGAAACGCACCAGGCGTGGTCGCAGGAAATGGAACGCGTGCACGGCCTTGCCGAGCTGATCGTGGCCAAACAGCGCCACGGCTCAACCGGCCGCGTACGGCTGCGCTTCGAACCCAAGATCACCCGCTTCAGCGACCTTGCCGAAGACGATTACCAAGGCGATTACGAATAA
- a CDS encoding phospholipase D-like domain-containing protein: MADSETTFDYSDMDPFSAEAQGQSLTFYPAGKDRRAALLELVKSARTSLKVVFYIYAEDGIGEELRDALAEAAERGVDTVLLVDGFGAEASEQFFDRLKRAGGSVCRFSPRRTQRYLIRNHQKMVIVDDERAMFGGFNIEDDYFAPPEENGWNDIGIRLEGSAVEGLVDWFGRLKDWTDDDEAHFRAIRKTVKEWEWGEGVLRWLVGGPTRGLSTWARCVSEDLMRGKRLDMFMAYFSPPKRLLKRIGDIADRGEARLLMAGKSDNNATLGATRSLYDYLLKRGSKIWEFRPCKLHTKLVVLDDIVYVGSANFDMRSLYLNLEVMLRIEDADLAAKMREFLDHQIAASKRITPEEHAKRATLWNRFRWNLGWLLCNVMDYTVSRRLNLGL, translated from the coding sequence ATGGCCGATAGCGAGACGACCTTCGATTACAGCGATATGGACCCCTTCAGCGCCGAGGCGCAGGGCCAGTCGCTTACCTTCTATCCCGCCGGCAAGGACCGGCGTGCGGCGCTGCTGGAGCTGGTGAAGTCCGCAAGGACCAGCCTGAAGGTCGTGTTCTACATCTATGCCGAGGATGGCATTGGCGAGGAACTGCGCGATGCGCTGGCAGAAGCAGCGGAGCGGGGCGTCGATACCGTGCTGCTGGTCGATGGCTTCGGGGCAGAGGCCAGCGAGCAGTTCTTCGACCGGCTGAAGCGTGCTGGCGGCTCAGTCTGCCGCTTCAGCCCGCGCCGCACGCAGCGCTACCTCATCCGCAACCACCAGAAGATGGTGATCGTGGATGATGAGCGCGCCATGTTCGGCGGCTTTAATATCGAGGATGATTACTTCGCCCCGCCGGAGGAAAACGGCTGGAACGACATCGGCATCAGGCTGGAAGGCAGCGCGGTCGAAGGTCTGGTGGACTGGTTCGGACGCCTAAAGGACTGGACCGACGATGACGAGGCGCATTTCCGGGCCATCCGCAAGACGGTGAAGGAATGGGAGTGGGGCGAGGGCGTTCTGAGATGGCTGGTCGGCGGACCCACGCGCGGCCTTTCCACCTGGGCGCGCTGCGTCAGCGAAGACCTGATGCGCGGCAAGCGGCTAGACATGTTCATGGCCTATTTCAGCCCGCCGAAACGCCTGTTGAAACGCATCGGCGACATCGCGGACCGGGGCGAGGCGCGCCTTCTGATGGCGGGCAAGAGCGATAACAACGCGACGCTGGGCGCCACCCGCTCGCTGTACGATTACCTGCTGAAGCGCGGGTCCAAGATCTGGGAATTCCGCCCGTGCAAGCTGCACACCAAGCTCGTGGTGCTTGACGATATCGTCTATGTCGGCAGCGCCAATTTCGACATGCGCAGCCTGTACCTGAACCTGGAAGTGATGCTGCGGATCGAGGACGCTGATCTCGCCGCAAAGATGCGCGAATTCCTGGACCACCAGATCGCCGCGTCCAAGCGCATCACGCCCGAAGAACACGCCAAGCGAGCGACCTTGTGGAACCGCTTCCGCTGGAACCTCGGCTGGCTGCTGTGCAACGTGATGGATTACACCGTCAGCCGGCGGCTGAACCTGGGGCTGTAG
- the rpoZ gene encoding DNA-directed RNA polymerase subunit omega, with product MARVTVEDCVDKVPNRFDLVLLAAQRAREISGGAELTIDRDRDKNPVVALREIAEQTVKPKALSESLTQSMQRVLPDDEDEADDVASLTQSAEAMRLSAAAPTRSTSIGADYEG from the coding sequence ATGGCGCGCGTTACCGTCGAAGATTGCGTCGACAAGGTCCCCAACCGTTTCGATCTCGTCCTGCTGGCTGCCCAGCGCGCACGGGAGATTTCCGGCGGTGCGGAGCTGACCATCGACCGTGACCGGGACAAGAACCCCGTCGTGGCCCTGCGCGAAATCGCTGAGCAGACGGTAAAGCCGAAGGCGCTGAGCGAATCGCTGACTCAGAGCATGCAGCGCGTCCTGCCGGATGACGAAGACGAGGCCGATGACGTGGCATCGCTGACCCAGTCGGCCGAAGCCATGCGCCTGTCCGCCGCCGCACCGACACGCTCCACCAGCATCGGTGCCGATTACGAAGGCTGA
- a CDS encoding DUF3072 domain-containing protein yields MTAPQVSEHPKSDPASNAQKDPENWTTGDERMTGAQASYLKTLCEEAGTPDRYDTGLTKAEASQLIDELQAETGRGTD; encoded by the coding sequence ATGACTGCACCGCAAGTATCAGAGCACCCGAAGTCCGATCCCGCCTCCAACGCGCAGAAGGATCCGGAGAACTGGACCACGGGTGACGAGCGCATGACCGGCGCGCAAGCGAGTTATCTGAAGACCTTGTGCGAGGAGGCAGGCACGCCCGATCGTTACGATACCGGACTGACCAAGGCCGAAGCCTCGCAGCTGATTGACGAACTGCAGGCAGAAACGGGCCGCGGGACGGACTGA